Proteins encoded in a region of the Bartonella taylorii genome:
- a CDS encoding KpsF/GutQ family sugar-phosphate isomerase, producing the protein MIIQSSHMVLQGAITSALKTLASEKQGLEALESALLGSLSSSFEAAVQTIRNANGHVVITGLGKSGHIGTKIAATLASTGTPAFFVHAAEANHGDLGMIGSDDVILALSWSGETLELSGIINHAARFRTPLIAITSGESSVLGRQADIVLLLPKIEEACPHGLAPTTSTVMQLAMGDALAVALLEMRGFTATDFKIYHPGGSLGASLKYVSDIMHKGNRLPLVVQGTTMTEAMNILVEKHFGCVGVVNKKGELIGIVTDGDLARNIHFNLSKFNVDELMTKNPKIVEPNTLVGAATAFINDHHIGAFFVVENKKPVGIVHFHDLLRIGAA; encoded by the coding sequence ATGATAATACAGTCTTCTCATATGGTGTTGCAGGGCGCCATTACATCAGCGCTTAAAACGCTTGCGAGTGAAAAACAAGGACTTGAAGCTCTTGAATCAGCTCTTCTTGGAAGTCTTTCTTCCTCTTTTGAAGCTGCTGTTCAAACTATCAGAAATGCTAATGGTCATGTGGTAATTACGGGGCTTGGGAAGAGTGGTCATATAGGTACAAAAATTGCAGCAACCTTAGCTTCGACGGGGACGCCTGCTTTTTTTGTTCATGCTGCGGAAGCCAACCATGGTGATCTTGGTATGATTGGCTCTGATGATGTTATTCTCGCTTTGTCATGGTCAGGTGAAACTTTGGAATTAAGTGGCATTATTAATCATGCTGCGCGTTTTCGCACGCCCCTTATTGCCATAACTTCGGGTGAAAGCTCTGTATTAGGGCGACAAGCTGATATCGTACTCTTGTTGCCAAAGATAGAAGAAGCTTGTCCCCACGGGCTTGCTCCTACAACTTCAACTGTTATGCAATTGGCGATGGGAGATGCATTAGCTGTTGCTCTTTTAGAAATGCGTGGCTTTACTGCAACGGATTTTAAAATTTATCATCCTGGTGGTTCTCTTGGTGCAAGCCTAAAATATGTGAGTGATATTATGCATAAGGGTAATCGTCTTCCTTTGGTTGTGCAGGGGACAACTATGACTGAAGCGATGAATATTTTGGTTGAAAAACATTTTGGCTGTGTTGGTGTTGTCAATAAAAAAGGTGAATTAATTGGGATTGTGACCGATGGTGACCTTGCACGCAACATTCACTTTAACTTATCAAAATTTAATGTTGATGAGTTGATGACGAAAAATCCTAAAATTGTAGAACCAAATACACTAGTTGGTGCTGCAACGGCTTTTATTAATGATCACCATATAGGTGCTTTTTTCGTGGTCGAGAATAAAAAACCGGTGGGAATTGTTCATTTTCATGATCTTTTGCGCATTGGTGCTGCGTAA
- a CDS encoding sigma-54-dependent transcriptional regulator encodes MVGPILVASEDYGRRIELSAMLRGFGYRVIEAENGLRTIDLLHRRKNIVLALLDVVMSDLSVGDLIKMIRVTGVSVPIVVIAPQENQDLLQRALTAGAIDYWIHPVTPLRLRVTLDTLALISALEREVRYIRRKNENHLQFSDLCIKSRAMQIVLEQSRKAAASLQNLLIEGEGGTGRETLARIIHHEGLLSEGAFIRFQCSAIIDPEEENRQWFKEFLPLVSTLKKGTLCLCDVDRLEPIQQKRFASYLQERTKATKNNPPLFRIIAISASRLSDLVREDCFSRSLFEQLSPLSISVPALRELRDDFPELTQRLIDRIITETGRSHVHGLTGSALSLLMQYDWPGNRDQLENFLFRAVLLSEGPLLTVRDFPQLMGSPLISVPNIIESNVQEDHEQESIQFLNADGHVRTFAEMEHDIIEQALKHYKGHMSEIARRLHIGRSTLYRKVEELKVGKSKERK; translated from the coding sequence ATGGTTGGTCCCATTCTTGTTGCGAGTGAAGATTATGGAAGACGTATAGAGCTTTCTGCTATGCTCCGAGGTTTTGGTTACCGTGTCATTGAAGCAGAAAATGGTCTCCGTACGATTGATCTTTTACACAGACGTAAAAATATTGTGCTTGCACTCCTTGATGTCGTCATGAGTGATTTGAGTGTGGGTGATTTGATTAAAATGATTAGAGTTACCGGTGTTTCTGTTCCTATTGTTGTGATAGCACCACAAGAGAATCAAGATTTACTCCAGAGAGCTTTAACAGCTGGAGCTATTGATTATTGGATTCATCCAGTTACACCACTACGATTGAGAGTCACGTTAGATACTCTTGCCCTTATTTCTGCGTTGGAGCGTGAGGTTCGTTATATTCGGCGAAAAAATGAGAATCATTTGCAATTTTCTGACCTCTGCATAAAAAGTAGGGCAATGCAGATAGTTCTGGAACAATCAAGAAAAGCAGCGGCTTCTTTACAGAACCTTTTGATAGAAGGTGAAGGTGGAACTGGTCGCGAAACACTAGCGCGTATTATTCATCATGAGGGTTTGTTATCGGAAGGGGCTTTTATTCGCTTTCAATGTTCAGCTATCATTGATCCAGAGGAAGAAAACCGCCAGTGGTTTAAAGAATTTCTACCATTGGTTTCTACTCTTAAAAAAGGCACACTGTGCCTTTGTGATGTTGATAGACTCGAGCCCATACAACAAAAGCGCTTTGCAAGTTATCTTCAAGAGAGGACAAAGGCGACAAAAAACAATCCTCCCCTATTTCGTATCATAGCTATTTCAGCATCACGGCTTTCAGATCTGGTTAGAGAAGATTGTTTTTCGCGCAGTTTGTTTGAACAACTTTCTCCGTTATCAATTAGTGTTCCTGCTTTGCGGGAATTGAGGGATGATTTTCCAGAGCTTACGCAGCGTTTAATTGACCGCATTATTACGGAAACAGGGCGATCGCATGTACATGGTTTAACAGGATCAGCTCTTTCATTGCTTATGCAGTATGATTGGCCTGGTAATCGGGATCAACTTGAGAATTTTCTATTTCGTGCGGTTTTGCTCAGCGAGGGGCCATTGTTAACTGTTCGAGACTTTCCTCAATTAATGGGAAGTCCATTAATAAGTGTTCCAAATATCATTGAGAGTAATGTTCAAGAAGATCATGAACAAGAATCAATACAATTTTTAAATGCTGATGGGCATGTTCGCACTTTTGCAGAGATGGAGCATGATATTATTGAACAAGCGCTTAAACATTATAAGGGGCATATGAGTGAGATTGCTCGCCGTCTTCACATTGGTCGTTCTACGCTTTATCGAAAAGTAGAGGAATTGAAAGTAGGAAAAAGCAAAGAACGGAAGTAA
- a CDS encoding SGNH family hydrolase: MAVIQPSPSKATNFFKWLLQHNKQQQQPPQTIEQKIYKPLKKTVLQKPAQKLKEENAKRILVIGDFVASAVADALKKLFTDNRYIIIINNTMPTSGLIQTDQTSWKNNIYELINKNKPDAIVMVIGANDNQPIKTLHGIFGTLQPEWLNIYKQRITEIAESLHTSGKPWIWMGQPAFGNDNLTQKMKFFNELYKQATEVAGGYFVDIWSGFINEQGQFSFSGYDTNGKIIRLRTHDGINFTSEGKKKLASYLETKLENILNIHTFSHENLLLINGNIPKFTQESQNIERKLPMSLDDMAQQNTGLLNKIDQSFIKKSWFLPNGHQKDRADNFSFP, from the coding sequence ATGGCTGTCATACAACCATCTCCAAGTAAAGCAACAAACTTTTTCAAATGGTTGTTACAACATAACAAACAACAGCAACAACCACCGCAAACTATAGAACAAAAAATATATAAACCATTAAAAAAGACTGTATTACAAAAACCCGCACAAAAACTAAAAGAAGAAAATGCAAAACGTATTCTCGTCATAGGGGATTTTGTCGCTTCTGCTGTTGCCGATGCACTCAAAAAACTTTTTACTGATAATCGCTATATTATCATTATAAATAATACAATGCCAACTTCTGGCTTAATCCAAACTGATCAGACTTCTTGGAAAAACAATATTTATGAACTCATTAATAAAAATAAACCCGACGCCATTGTTATGGTGATAGGTGCAAATGATAATCAACCAATCAAAACGCTTCACGGCATATTCGGTACGCTTCAGCCAGAATGGCTAAACATATACAAGCAAAGAATTACCGAAATTGCTGAAAGCCTTCATACTTCTGGGAAACCATGGATATGGATGGGGCAACCTGCTTTTGGAAACGATAATTTAACACAAAAAATGAAATTTTTTAATGAGCTCTACAAACAAGCAACAGAAGTGGCAGGAGGATATTTTGTCGATATCTGGAGTGGATTTATTAATGAACAAGGTCAATTTTCTTTTTCAGGTTACGATACAAATGGAAAAATCATTAGATTACGCACTCATGATGGTATCAATTTTACCTCTGAAGGAAAGAAAAAACTCGCTTCTTATTTAGAAACAAAATTAGAAAACATTTTAAATATTCACACATTCTCCCATGAAAATTTACTTTTGATCAATGGCAACATTCCAAAGTTTACCCAAGAATCACAGAATATTGAACGTAAACTCCCAATGAGTCTTGATGACATGGCACAACAAAATACTGGTTTACTTAACAAAATAGATCAAAGTTTCATAAAAAAATCATGGTTTCTACCAAATGGTCATCAAAAAGACCGAGCTGATAATTTTTCTTTCCCATGA
- a CDS encoding M3 family metallopeptidase: MTKVAVLDWKGFSGLPDFSSISDEDFSPAFEQALQEAEKEIEMIAMEREAPTLENFLQHFELCGKALDRVCSIFFLRTSAHSNALIQQLEQDFVVKLSHYSSKIMMDTRIFAKIDVLYKQSQQGMYDSETTRVLELWWKKFVCNGAKLDEKGKKRLVEINEKLAFLNATFGQHVLKDEAEWVLFLEQTDLSGLPDDLIASMKEMACEKGNEGAYALTLARSVVDPFLKFSHRRDLREVAFQAWSKRGENNNENDNRAIILEIVALRDEKAKLLGYKSFADLKLDNTMAKSVNAVMNLLTPVWERARAKASSEQIELQNFANNHGSNETLKAWDWRYYAEKLRAEKFSFDSSEIKYYFQLDRMIEAAFGVAEKLFGITFEEKNAITIWHPDARLWEVRKSDGSLLGHFIGDYFARSSKRSGAWMSSLQSQHKLDCGQKPIIYNVCNFAKPPKGEIALLSLDDARTLFHEFGHALHGLLSDVTWPSVAGTSVSRDFVELPSQLYEHWLTVPEVLKSYATHIKTGLPMPQTLMDKVLSAQTFNAGFSAVEFTSSALVDMAFHQGEKITDPTMFERQELEKLQMPDTIIMRHRPPHFTHIFSGDGYAAGYYSYMWSEVLDADAFQAFEETGDVFNSKLADRLKRFIYSAGGSCDPEELYKAFRGRLPSPEAMIKKRGL; the protein is encoded by the coding sequence ATGACAAAAGTAGCAGTGCTAGATTGGAAGGGATTTTCAGGGCTTCCTGATTTTTCGTCAATAAGTGATGAAGATTTCTCTCCCGCTTTTGAACAGGCACTTCAAGAAGCAGAAAAAGAAATAGAGATGATAGCAATGGAGCGAGAAGCACCAACGCTTGAGAATTTTTTGCAACATTTTGAGCTTTGTGGCAAAGCGCTTGATCGTGTATGTTCAATATTCTTCTTGCGCACAAGTGCTCATAGTAACGCATTGATTCAGCAGTTAGAGCAAGACTTTGTTGTAAAACTTTCTCATTATTCTTCAAAAATTATGATGGATACACGGATATTTGCAAAAATAGATGTGCTTTATAAACAGTCGCAGCAAGGTATGTATGATAGTGAAACGACACGTGTACTTGAATTATGGTGGAAAAAGTTTGTTTGTAACGGTGCAAAACTTGATGAAAAAGGTAAAAAACGACTTGTTGAAATTAATGAAAAGCTTGCTTTTTTAAATGCTACTTTTGGTCAGCACGTCTTAAAAGATGAAGCTGAATGGGTTTTGTTTTTAGAACAAACAGATTTATCTGGTTTGCCTGATGATCTCATTGCTTCAATGAAAGAAATGGCATGCGAAAAAGGAAATGAAGGAGCTTATGCCTTAACATTAGCACGCTCAGTTGTTGATCCTTTTTTGAAATTCTCTCATCGTCGTGATTTGCGTGAAGTAGCATTCCAAGCTTGGTCTAAACGTGGTGAAAATAATAACGAGAATGATAATCGAGCGATTATTTTAGAGATTGTTGCACTTAGAGATGAGAAGGCTAAATTATTGGGGTATAAATCTTTTGCAGATTTAAAACTTGATAATACCATGGCTAAAAGTGTTAATGCGGTTATGAATTTGCTTACACCTGTATGGGAAAGGGCAAGAGCTAAGGCTTCTAGCGAACAGATTGAATTGCAAAACTTTGCGAACAATCATGGAAGCAATGAAACTTTAAAAGCTTGGGATTGGCGTTATTACGCTGAAAAACTTCGCGCTGAAAAATTTTCTTTCGATAGCTCTGAAATTAAATATTATTTTCAGCTTGATCGCATGATTGAAGCGGCTTTTGGAGTGGCAGAAAAACTCTTTGGCATTACATTTGAAGAAAAAAATGCTATTACAATTTGGCATCCTGATGCGCGTTTGTGGGAAGTAAGAAAATCTGATGGAAGTCTGCTTGGACATTTTATTGGTGATTATTTTGCGCGTTCATCAAAACGGTCTGGGGCGTGGATGAGTAGTTTGCAGTCACAACATAAACTGGATTGCGGACAAAAGCCTATTATCTATAATGTTTGTAATTTTGCTAAGCCACCCAAAGGAGAAATTGCCCTTTTATCACTTGATGATGCGCGCACACTTTTTCACGAATTTGGACATGCGTTGCATGGTTTACTTTCTGATGTAACATGGCCATCTGTAGCGGGAACATCGGTTTCGCGGGATTTTGTTGAACTTCCTTCTCAACTTTACGAACATTGGTTAACTGTACCAGAGGTTTTAAAATCTTATGCTACGCATATAAAAACAGGGCTTCCTATGCCACAAACATTGATGGATAAAGTTTTATCAGCACAGACATTTAATGCTGGTTTTTCTGCCGTTGAATTTACCTCATCAGCCTTAGTGGATATGGCTTTTCATCAAGGCGAAAAGATAACTGATCCAACAATGTTTGAGCGTCAAGAATTAGAAAAGTTACAAATGCCTGATACAATTATTATGCGTCATCGTCCTCCGCATTTTACGCATATATTTTCAGGAGATGGTTATGCCGCTGGTTACTATTCTTATATGTGGTCGGAAGTACTTGATGCTGATGCTTTTCAGGCTTTTGAAGAAACGGGTGATGTTTTTAATTCAAAGCTTGCTGATAGGTTGAAACGTTTTATTTACTCGGCTGGAGGAAGTTGTGATCCAGAGGAGCTTTATAAAGCTTTTCGGGGGCGACTGCCTTCACCGGAGGCAATGATTAAAAAACGTGGACTATAA
- the guaB gene encoding IMP dehydrogenase, whose protein sequence is MAKIVETGTGALALTFDDVLLQPGHSLVMPSQVDLKTRIAADIELNLPLLSAAMDTVTESRLAIAMAQAGGLGVIHRNMSPAEQAEEVHQVKKFESGMVVNPVTIGPDATLEEAKALMRSHGISGIPVVENGAKDKTAGRLVGILTNRDVRFASDLKQKIYELMTHENLITVRENVQLSEAKYLLHHHRIEKLLVVDEQNRCVGLITVKDIEKAQLNPNAAKDSQGRLRVAAASSVGKDGIERAERLIDAGADVLVIDTAHGHSQRVLETVEQIKKMASFTAVIAGNVATSQATQALIDCGADAVKVGIGPGSICTTRIVAGVGVPQLAAIMNAAEVAEKAGIPVIADGGIKASGDFAKALAGGACAAMIGSLLAGTEESPGEVYLYQGRSFKAYRGMGSVGAMARGSADRYFQDEVRDELKLVPEGVEGQVAYKGPIASVLHQLAGGLRASMGYVGAKDLAEFRKKATFVRITNAGLHESHTHDVSITRESPNYRGPV, encoded by the coding sequence ATGGCAAAGATTGTTGAAACAGGGACAGGTGCATTGGCACTGACTTTTGATGATGTGCTTTTACAACCTGGTCATTCTCTTGTTATGCCCAGCCAAGTAGATCTTAAGACGCGTATTGCAGCTGATATTGAGTTGAATTTACCATTACTTTCTGCAGCAATGGATACTGTGACAGAATCGCGTTTAGCAATTGCTATGGCCCAAGCGGGTGGTCTTGGTGTTATCCATCGTAATATGTCTCCTGCAGAGCAGGCTGAAGAAGTGCACCAGGTAAAGAAATTTGAATCTGGTATGGTTGTTAATCCAGTAACAATTGGGCCAGATGCAACACTTGAAGAAGCAAAAGCCTTAATGCGTTCTCATGGTATTTCGGGTATTCCAGTTGTTGAAAATGGTGCTAAAGATAAAACTGCTGGGCGTCTTGTTGGCATTTTAACAAATAGGGATGTACGTTTTGCATCGGATCTAAAACAAAAAATTTATGAATTAATGACGCATGAAAATTTGATCACAGTGCGTGAAAATGTTCAACTCAGTGAAGCGAAGTATCTTTTACATCATCACCGTATTGAAAAATTATTGGTTGTAGATGAACAAAATCGCTGTGTCGGCTTGATAACAGTTAAGGATATTGAAAAAGCACAATTAAATCCAAATGCTGCCAAAGATTCCCAAGGACGCTTGCGTGTTGCAGCTGCTAGTAGTGTGGGGAAAGATGGGATTGAGCGGGCTGAACGACTCATTGATGCTGGTGCTGATGTACTAGTGATTGATACAGCACATGGGCATTCTCAACGTGTACTAGAAACCGTTGAGCAAATTAAAAAAATGGCGTCCTTTACAGCTGTTATTGCTGGTAATGTAGCGACTTCTCAAGCAACGCAGGCGTTAATTGATTGTGGTGCAGATGCAGTGAAGGTTGGTATTGGTCCTGGTTCTATTTGCACAACACGAATTGTTGCAGGTGTTGGTGTGCCTCAACTTGCAGCTATTATGAATGCTGCAGAAGTTGCTGAAAAAGCAGGGATTCCTGTCATTGCGGATGGCGGGATTAAAGCTTCAGGTGATTTTGCTAAAGCTTTAGCAGGTGGGGCTTGTGCTGCTATGATCGGTTCTCTTTTAGCAGGTACAGAAGAAAGTCCTGGTGAAGTTTATCTTTATCAAGGACGGTCTTTTAAAGCCTATCGCGGTATGGGATCAGTTGGTGCTATGGCACGGGGATCGGCAGATCGTTATTTTCAGGATGAAGTGCGTGATGAGCTTAAATTGGTTCCTGAAGGTGTGGAGGGTCAAGTGGCTTATAAAGGTCCTATAGCATCGGTTCTACATCAGCTTGCTGGTGGGTTGCGTGCTTCGATGGGGTATGTTGGAGCGAAAGATCTAGCAGAGTTTCGTAAAAAAGCAACGTTTGTTCGTATCACCAATGCCGGACTCCATGAAAGTCATACACATGATGTTTCTATTACACGAGAGAGTCCAAACTACCGAGGTCCTGTTTGA
- the galU gene encoding UTP--glucose-1-phosphate uridylyltransferase GalU — MRKIRKAVFPVAGLGTRFLPATKTIPKEMLTVVDKPVIQYVVDEAREAGIEHFIFVTGRNKAVIEDYFDSQVELYTTLAERGKREELEHLHGLQPLPGSTSFTRQQQPLGLGHALWCARELVGEEPFALLLPDMLIQSKKGCLSEMINLYEETGGGNIIAVQECGPEEAHKYGIVGQGKQIANGFKITKMVEKPTKGTAPSNLYINGRYILQPEIFNILSNQERGTGNEIQLTDAMVRLSKEQDFFGFQLEGLTFDCGSKAGFIEANVAFSLARADMHSQVSTSLKKLLETIKIEK; from the coding sequence GTGCGTAAAATCCGGAAGGCAGTATTTCCTGTGGCGGGTCTTGGGACACGTTTTCTTCCCGCAACAAAAACAATTCCTAAAGAAATGCTGACTGTTGTTGATAAGCCCGTTATTCAATATGTTGTAGATGAGGCACGTGAAGCTGGTATTGAACATTTTATTTTTGTTACTGGACGCAATAAAGCAGTCATTGAGGATTATTTTGATTCGCAAGTTGAGTTATATACGACTCTTGCCGAACGTGGAAAAAGAGAAGAACTTGAACATTTACATGGTTTACAGCCTCTACCAGGGTCAACTTCTTTTACGAGGCAACAGCAGCCTTTGGGGCTAGGACATGCCCTTTGGTGTGCGCGTGAATTAGTTGGTGAGGAGCCTTTTGCTTTGTTATTACCGGATATGCTTATACAATCTAAAAAGGGCTGCCTTTCTGAGATGATCAATCTTTATGAGGAAACGGGTGGAGGAAATATCATCGCGGTTCAGGAGTGCGGTCCTGAAGAAGCCCATAAATATGGTATTGTTGGACAAGGAAAGCAGATTGCAAACGGTTTTAAAATCACAAAAATGGTAGAAAAACCCACAAAAGGAACAGCACCATCAAATTTATACATTAATGGACGTTATATTTTGCAACCAGAGATTTTTAATATTCTTTCCAATCAAGAACGAGGAACAGGAAATGAAATTCAATTAACAGATGCGATGGTACGACTTTCAAAGGAGCAGGATTTTTTCGGTTTCCAGTTAGAGGGTCTTACTTTTGATTGTGGTTCTAAAGCTGGTTTTATTGAAGCCAATGTTGCGTTTTCTTTAGCGCGTGCTGATATGCATAGCCAAGTTTCTACTTCATTAAAAAAATTACTAGAAACTATTAAAATTGAAAAATAA
- a CDS encoding phospholipase D family protein yields MTLLQIVIGFIIFFFVASMLAIYTYGRFVKSARGACSYALTVKKDETKFDRIVSQLAEGTDGLGVDKDALSLIISNLDAFCVRVIGAAQAGRSLDLMYYIWDDDLTGRLLLSEIVKAAERGVRVRLLLDDINAQARDPAYIALDKHPHIEVRIFNPGRSRKGGLRRGLEIILRAITVTRRMHNKAFIVDGRVAFVGGRNLADSYFDAGEESHFRDLDLMLIGPSVKKVETIFDEFWNSAVVLPIHTLVVPKSANDLNYWRDKLRKFRDSKVAKVYLDYVKEHINFDCFIQTGKRLFLADKVIVLSDPPEKALRKKAGNWLMKVLSEVIGDAKKTVQITSPYFVPGKVGTQNFGNLVSKGVDVKILTNSLAATDVALVHGGYMPYRKALLKSGVKLYELKPNGSTHRLRLFRSSRASLHTKAFLVDRKTAFIGSLNFDPRSAALNTEMGILFECAPITARLDLLFSEETTGEMSYHLRLGDNNRIYWDFIENEKKQSVDYEPESNFLRRAFVKIISWLPIESQL; encoded by the coding sequence TTGACTCTGTTACAGATTGTGATCGGTTTTATCATATTTTTTTTTGTTGCGTCTATGTTGGCGATTTACACCTATGGGCGTTTTGTAAAGAGTGCTAGGGGAGCGTGTTCTTATGCGTTAACTGTTAAGAAAGATGAAACCAAGTTTGACCGTATAGTAAGCCAATTGGCAGAGGGAACAGATGGGTTAGGGGTTGATAAAGACGCCCTTTCACTTATCATCAGCAATTTAGATGCGTTTTGTGTTCGTGTGATAGGAGCAGCACAGGCGGGGCGTAGTCTTGATCTGATGTATTATATTTGGGATGATGATTTAACAGGGCGTTTATTATTAAGTGAAATAGTGAAAGCAGCTGAGCGTGGTGTTCGGGTGCGTCTTCTTTTAGATGATATTAACGCTCAAGCACGTGATCCAGCTTATATTGCGCTGGATAAACATCCTCATATTGAGGTGAGAATATTTAATCCAGGGCGATCGCGTAAGGGTGGTTTACGCCGTGGTTTAGAGATTATATTGCGGGCAATTACTGTAACACGCAGAATGCATAATAAAGCTTTTATTGTGGATGGCCGAGTGGCTTTTGTAGGAGGACGCAATCTTGCAGATTCTTATTTTGACGCTGGTGAAGAATCACATTTTCGAGATTTAGATCTGATGTTAATCGGTCCCTCGGTTAAAAAGGTGGAAACCATTTTTGATGAATTTTGGAATAGTGCTGTAGTTTTACCGATACATACTTTGGTTGTTCCTAAAAGTGCAAATGATCTTAACTATTGGAGGGATAAATTACGGAAATTTCGTGATTCCAAGGTTGCAAAAGTTTATTTAGATTATGTCAAGGAGCATATTAATTTTGACTGTTTTATCCAGACAGGGAAGAGATTATTTTTAGCAGATAAAGTTATAGTTCTCTCGGATCCTCCAGAAAAAGCATTGCGCAAAAAAGCAGGAAATTGGCTTATGAAGGTGCTCTCAGAGGTTATTGGAGATGCCAAAAAAACGGTTCAGATTACATCACCTTATTTTGTTCCTGGTAAGGTAGGTACGCAGAATTTTGGCAATTTGGTTTCAAAAGGTGTTGATGTTAAAATTCTTACAAATTCCTTAGCAGCGACTGATGTAGCACTGGTGCATGGTGGCTATATGCCGTATCGTAAAGCATTATTGAAAAGTGGTGTTAAGCTTTATGAGTTAAAACCAAATGGAAGTACTCATAGATTGCGATTATTTCGATCAAGTAGGGCAAGTTTACATACTAAAGCTTTTTTAGTTGATCGTAAAACCGCTTTTATTGGCTCTTTAAATTTTGATCCTAGGTCAGCTGCGTTGAATACAGAGATGGGAATTCTTTTTGAATGTGCACCAATTACAGCGAGGTTAGATTTGCTTTTTTCTGAAGAAACAACGGGTGAAATGAGTTATCATCTCCGTCTTGGTGATAATAACCGTATTTATTGGGATTTTATTGAAAACGAAAAAAAGCAGAGCGTTGATTATGAGCCAGAAAGCAATTTTTTGCGTCGTGCGTTTGTCAAAATAATAAGTTGGTTACCCATTGAATCACAATTATAG
- a CDS encoding lytic murein transglycosylase, with amino-acid sequence MQKTEFKTFSSLDKSISRKTFIISFAVLFSAFLMFFASFLHADSGFKYWIKEFKKIALANNISPSTFDMAFKGVNAIDPKVLERAAYQPEFVDPSWNYFDNRVHDIAILEGQRQAQKWKNWLFQIEKRFGVDRNILLAIWSMESNYGKILENKNVMRDTIRSLATLAYADQKRAKYAHAQLIAAMKILQSGEITRAQLTGSWAGAMGHTQFIPSSYLAYAIDMDGDGRRDIWTSVPDALASAANLLHMNGWQSNLPWGVEVKLPQGKNFPEDWYSFEKWAKLGVKHANGHQLPASTEQAILKYPDGPKGPIFLVTKNFFVLKRYNNADRYALAVALLANRIAGHPRLLQDWQRPFQPLTFHERQELQSRLAALGYYKGEVDGKIGTVSQKAIKAFQLRHGLKPNGYPTPAVLSILRKQ; translated from the coding sequence ATGCAAAAAACAGAATTTAAAACTTTCTCTTCTTTAGACAAATCAATAAGTCGGAAAACTTTTATCATAAGTTTTGCTGTTCTTTTTTCTGCATTTTTAATGTTTTTTGCATCATTTTTACATGCTGATAGTGGTTTTAAATACTGGATTAAAGAGTTTAAAAAAATAGCTCTTGCTAACAATATTTCACCCTCTACGTTTGATATGGCTTTTAAAGGCGTCAATGCAATTGATCCAAAAGTTTTAGAAAGAGCTGCATACCAGCCAGAATTTGTCGACCCTTCATGGAATTATTTCGATAATCGTGTCCATGATATTGCAATTTTAGAAGGACAACGCCAAGCCCAAAAATGGAAAAATTGGCTTTTTCAAATTGAGAAACGTTTTGGTGTTGACCGTAATATTCTCTTGGCTATTTGGTCAATGGAAAGCAATTATGGAAAAATTTTAGAAAATAAAAATGTGATGCGTGATACTATTCGTTCACTTGCAACCCTAGCCTATGCTGATCAAAAACGTGCAAAATACGCGCATGCACAACTGATTGCTGCCATGAAAATTCTCCAAAGTGGTGAAATTACACGTGCACAACTTACCGGATCTTGGGCTGGGGCAATGGGACATACGCAATTTATTCCGAGCAGTTATCTCGCCTATGCCATTGATATGGACGGGGATGGACGGCGTGATATCTGGACTTCTGTTCCAGATGCTCTTGCTAGCGCTGCTAATCTTCTTCACATGAATGGTTGGCAGTCTAACCTCCCTTGGGGAGTAGAAGTTAAATTACCACAAGGGAAAAATTTCCCTGAGGATTGGTATTCCTTTGAGAAATGGGCAAAACTAGGTGTAAAACACGCGAATGGGCATCAACTTCCTGCATCAACTGAACAAGCAATATTGAAATACCCAGATGGCCCCAAAGGACCTATATTCTTAGTAACAAAAAATTTCTTTGTTCTTAAACGTTATAATAACGCAGATCGCTATGCTTTAGCTGTCGCTCTTCTCGCTAACCGCATTGCTGGACATCCTAGATTGCTTCAAGATTGGCAACGTCCATTTCAACCTCTTACGTTCCATGAGCGTCAAGAACTGCAATCTCGCTTAGCTGCACTTGGCTATTATAAAGGAGAAGTTGATGGCAAAATCGGTACAGTCTCTCAAAAAGCAATTAAAGCTTTTCAACTGCGTCACGGTTTAAAGCCAAATGGATATCCAACCCCTGCTGTTCTTTCTATTCTGCGTAAACAATAA